The genomic DNA GTTAATTGAGACAGTAGAAACAGAAGGACGAAAATTAAAAGATGCTATTGATGAAAAAGGCGAAGAAATGAAAGATAAATATCGATAATAATCATGAATATTATTTTTGGATCCAAAGTCTTCAAATTAGCAAACTTAAAACTGTATAATACTCAAATCAATCTTAAGCAGCTATCAGGCCGTGATGTCACGGCCGCTTTTTTATGCACAAAAATGGAATATTTTCCTGGATATTGCAAACTTTATTAGTAACCCTTCGATTTGAGGTGTAAGTCGTGGCTTCAAAATTCATTCAAACTGAGCGAAGGCATGTAGTTTTTGCTCTTCTATTTATTGCAGTATTTCTTTCCCCTTTATTCATTCTAGGAGAAAATGCACACATTCGGGTTCATGATAATCTCGATTCCAATATCGCCTGGTATAAGGTGTTGGCAGAGAGCGGGGAATTATTCGGTCCGATCGAGGCAACGATTCCACAAATAATTAATGGAAACTTGTCGAGAAATGCATTTGGAACGGAGTTAAGCGGGATTGTTTGGCTGTATGCTCTTTTTCCGACGATGATCGCTTATGGATTGAGCCAAGCCATTACAAGGTTTGTTGCTTTTTTGGGAATGTACCTTCTTCTAAAAAAGCATTTTATTCATAAGCCGGAATGGGCTTGGATTCGGGTTGGGGTGGCTTTGGCGTTTGCACTCCCGCCATTTTGGCCGTCCGGGATGTTAAGTACGCTCGGGATGCCGCTTGCACTTTGGGCGTTTTTGAATATCCGCAATGGGGAAAAGTCATGGAAAAACTATCTTGTCTTAACAATTTTGCCTTTTTACTCGAGTATTGTGCTCGGCTTTTTCTTTTTCTTAAGTGCGATGGGGATTCTTTGGCTGACTGACGTTATTAGAAGAAAAGGATGGAATCTCCGTTTTTTATGGTCGATTGTTTATATGACCATTATTTATCTTATTGTGGAGTATCGGCTGGTTTATTCATTTCTGTTTGAAAATGAGCCCAACAGCCGGGACGAGTATTTTCATGCCCGTCATGACTTATGGAGATCTCTCCGCTTAACTGTCAAAAATTTTGTGCTTGGCCATCACCATGTGATGACGGTACATACGTTTGTTATTCTCCCGGTAATTTTTATTGCCTTTTACTTGGTTATAAAACATCGTCTCTGGAAAAAAGAAAAAGTGTTTATGTTTTTATTCTGGTTGAACCTTGCCTTATCCGCCTGGTATGCTTTTTGGTTTAATAAGGCCTGGCTTCCATTAACTGAGAGATTCCATTTTCTCGATACATTCAATTTTGCCAGGTACCATTTCTTAAGACCGCTTGTTATTTATTTGCTGTTTGCCCTTGGGCTTAGGATCATGTGGGTGCAAGGTCCCAAGTGGAGACAGGCGGCAATCGCCTGCATCTTTGCCCAGGTGATCCTTCTAAGCTTTTTGAATGAAGAAATTATTTTTCAAAATAAACCTACAGTGAAACAGTTTTTTGCAGAAAAGCAATTTAATGATATTAAAGAATACATCGGGCTTCCCCAAGAACAATACCGGGTTGCTTCCATCGGCATTCATCCGGCAATTGCACAGTATAACGGATTTTATACACTTGATACGTATAACAACTTCTACCCGCTTTCATATAAATATCAGTTCCGTAAGATTATTGAAAAAGAATTGGCAAAAAACAAGACGATCCGGACTTACTATGATGAGTGGGGCGGCCGCTGTTACATTTTTACGGATGAGCTCGGGAAGAACTATTTGTTGAAAAAAACATCGAAAAAACGGCTGAAACATTTGGAATTGAACATCGAGCCTTTTAAGGAAATGGGCGGGCGCTATATTTTTTCTGCCGTGCCGATCGACAATGCAGAAGACAATCAGCTTCAGCTCGAAAACATATTTGAATCAAAAGAGTCAGCCTGGAAAATTTACTTATACAAAGCAATGTAAACTCTCAGGAGGAAAACAGCTATGAAAAAACCGGTTCTTACAATTGTTGTTCCTTGTTATAACGAAGAAGAGGTACTGCCTGAAACCTTTTCTCAGCTTCATGATTTGCTCATCGATTTGATGCAAGAGGAGCTCGTTGCGGAAAACAGCAAAATTTTATTTGTCGATGATGGAAGCAAAGACAGGACATGGATGCTCATTCATAAAGCCAGTTTGAAAACGGATCTGATCCGCGGAGTGAAATTGTCGCGAAATGTTGGGCACCAAAATGCTTTACTTGCGGGCTTATTTACGGCGAAAGAGTCATCGGACTGCGTCGTTTCCGTCGATGCCGATCTGCAGGATGATATATCTGTTATTCGCGAGTTTATCCATAAGTTCAACGAAGGCTATGAGATTGTGTACGGCGTCCGCAAAAAGCGCGAGACCGATACGTTCTTTAAGCGCAGCACGGCACAAGGTTTTTATAAATTGATGCAAAAAATGGGTGTGAACCTTGTCTATAACCACGCCGATTTTCGGTTGATGAGCAGGCGGGCGCTTCAGGAGCTTGAACGATTTGAAGAGGTGAACCTGTTTTTAAGGGGGATTGTCCCCTTGATTGGATTTAAATCAACGTCTGTTTACTATGAACGGAAAGAGCGATTTGCAGGGGAAACGAAATATCCATTAAAGAAGATGCTCGCATTTGCCTTTGACGGTATTACTTCCTTTTCAGTGACTCCGATCCGGTTCGTGTTATTTATCGGACTAGCTTCATTTTTTATTAGTCTTGTTTTTGGAGTCTATTTTTTAGGGTTAAAATTTTTTGGTCAGACGGAAACAGGCTGGACTTCTTTAATTGCCTCGATTTGGCTGATTGGAGGACTTCAGTTGATTGCAATCGGGCTTGTTGGTGAATATATTGGGAAAATCTATAAAGAGTCCAAGCGCCGTCCGAGGTTTATCATTGATATTGACTCCTTTAACATGCCAATGAAGCTGCCGTTAAGAGATAATAAGGATATAATCGATGAGTCATTTCACTATGATCTTCGAAACGTATCTGAAACGAACTAGCTCGTTTATCCGTTTTTTGGCAGTCGGAGTTGTTAATACAATGATTGGTTTGACGATCATGTTTTTGCTTATGCATGCTGTCGGAATGTCTTATTGGCTGTCTACTTTTTTCGGAAACATGACAGGTGCGATTGCGAGCTATTTCTTGAATAGGAGTTTTACTTTTGATAGCCATGTTCCGATCGCAAAAGGAGGCTTCCGATTTGCAGCAGTGATTTGTTCCTGTTATTTCTTCTCCTATACGATCAGCCGAATGCTGTCTGTTGGAATAAGCAGTGATTTTCCATTACAGGAAAAAGACTTTGCTGTTATTGGAGGAACAGCCATCTATACTGTTACCAATTATCTGGGGCAAAAATATTTTGTTTTCAAAAAATAAAAAGCTGAAACCCGTCTATTTTGGAAGGAAATAGAACGGGTTTTTTATGTTTTGGGATTAGACAATTTGTTTATAATTGTTTTCAGAAAAAAATGAAACTTCTTATAGTAGAAAACCGTCTAAATATATGGGGAATTTCTGCATTCATCCTGCAATAATGACAGGATTTTTACAAATTTTAGCGAATAAAATAATTATTTATGTATTTCCGGGTTTCAAACTACTTTTTCATATGATTCAGGAGGAAAAGATGTCAGATCAAATGAACCCAACGATTGAAAGAATATTGCAAAATATTGAGAAGGTCATGATCGGTAAAAGGAATGTAGCTGAGTTGAGCCTTGTTGCCTTATTGGCAGAAGGACATGTATTGCTTGAAGACGTTCCGGGTGTTGGGAAAACGATGATGGTCCGAGCGCTTGCGAAATCCGTGAATGCAAATTTTAGAAGGATCCAGTTTACTCCTGATTTATTGCCATCAGATGTGACCGGTGTTTCTATTTATAATCCGAAGGAAATGGAATTCCAATTCAGGCCGGGTCCAATCATGGGTAATATTATTCTTGCCGATGAAATTAACAGAACGTCTCCAAAAACCCAGTCTGCCTTGTTAGAGGGAATGGAAGAAGGAAGTGTGACGATTGATGGTGTTACCCGAAAGCTAGAAAAACCGTTCTTTGTCATGGCGACTCAAAATCCGATCGAATATGAAGGGACATATCCTCTGCCTGAAGCCCAGCTTGACCGGTTCTTATTAAAAATGAAGATGGGTTATCCGGAAATTGATGAAGAAATGGAAGTATTGAATCGGGCTGAAAAAAATCCACCGATTGAAGAGCTGCAGCCGGTAATAAGTCTTGAAGAATTGAGAGAATTACAAAATCAAATAAAAAACGTATATGTCGACCAAACGATTAAACGTTATATTGTGGACATTGCTAACGGGACAAGATCGCATTCTAGCGTCTATTTAGGCGCTAGCCCGCGCGGATCGATTGCTTTAATGAAAGCAGCTCAAGGTTATGCTTTCATGTATGGAAGAGATTATGTCATTCCAGATGATATTCAGTATTTAGCGCCGTTTGTTTTTGCCCATCGGATTATTTTAAAATCAGAAGCAAAATTTGAAGGGATTTCAGCTGAAGAAATTGTTAACAGGGTCATGGCGAGGATCCCTGTTCCAATACAAAGGTTAGTGAAATAGCAATGAAGACATTTTTTACGTTTCTTAAAGGTATTTGGAAATTAGTCATGCTGATGTTATTAGTCCTCCTTGCTTTTTCATACGCCATGTTTCAAGGGAGGTTTGTAAGCTGGTTTTTGTTTTATAGTTTTCTGCCTTTCGCGCTTTATGCACTTGCTCTGTCTTTTTATTCTTTAAAAGATTTTGAGGCTGAGAGAGTTTTCGTTAAAACGGAGTATAATGCTGGAGAAACAGTAAAGATTAAGGTCTATTTGACTAGAACAAAAGGTTTTCCGTTATTTTATATGATCATCGAAGATGGCCTGGAATATCCGCTTTCATACGTCCGCCAGAAGAAAAAAGCGAAAACGTTAATTTTTCCAGGCTTTCGAAAAGAGATTTTCATAGAGTATTTGATTGAAGAAATACCGAGGGGAGAGCATTTTTTTCGGACAATTCGGATAAAAACGGGAGATCCACTAGGTTTAATTGAAAAAGAAAAGATGCTTCCTTTAGAAAGTAAGATTCTCGTCTATCCAGCATATGAAGAACTTATTTACCGGCCTTTTGAAAATCATTACGACCAGGGAATGACCGCATCAAAGGAACGGGTGCAAAGGGATACTTCCATGGCCATCGGAATCAGGGAGTACCAACCGGGCGACCGTTTTTCATGGATTAACTGGAAAGCGACTGCAAAACGAAACGATATTATGACAAAGGAGTTTGATCAACGCCAATCCCACGATGTTTATATCATTATGGACTGTGCGCCTAATCCGCATTTTGAAGTAATTGTTTCATTTACGGCATCTATTATAAAGGCGATCTTAAAGAAAGGAGCACAAGCAGGCCTTCTCACTTCAGGAGTGGAACGAGGCGCTTTTCCGATTCGCGGCGGAGAAAGCCAGCAGTTAGAGCTGTTTTACCATCTTGCAAAAGTAAAGGATAATAGCCCGGTTACATTAGACCGAATTATTGAATCTGAGAGGTTTTTCACACAACAGAATGTTGCGCTTATGTTTGTCACAGGACAATTAACGAAGCCTTTAATTGAAAAAGCAGGGTATTATGCTCAGTGCAAAACTTCTCGCATTTTCTTCTTAATAAAAAAAGCGCGGGAAGCTCCTTCCAAGCAAGAGCTGGCATTAAAAGCAGCCGCGAATGCCCGGGGAATCAAAGTTGTCATGGTTCAGGACGGCCAATTTCAAGAAGCGTTTTCTGAGGTGAGCCTGCGATGACCACTTACGAAACAAAAAGAAATGTTTCACATTTTCTTTTGTATGCTTTCGCATTTTTACTGTTGTGGGAGTGGCTGAGACCTCTAGAGCAGCTAACCGACACAGCCTACACTTGGATTTTTTTATTTTTTCTATTGCTTTCGTTTGCCATGTCTTTTTGGGGAACAAAAATGGCTGTTGGTGCGGCAGTGAAGATCATATATATTTTTTATGTTCTGAATTACTTGTATTTTGAAGGATCATTCTTCAGCTTTCAATGGATCCCCCTCTTATTCGCTGATTTACAGGAAAACATCGGTTATTTGTTTGAAATGGATTGGCAAAGCCTTACCGATGTGTTTCGAAGTTTGTTGTTATTTATTTTGCTATGGCTAATGACGTATCTTTTGCAGTATTGGCTAATTACCCGCAGGAAGCTTTTTATCTTTTTCTTCATGACATTAGTGTACGTCACCGTGCTTGATACGTTCACGCCTTATGCCGCCGATACTGCGATTGTCCGGACTGTCATATGTGGTTTTGCGATTATGGGAATGCTGACTTTTTACCGATTGATTGAAAAAGAATCAATAAGAAAAGAAAATAGGTTTGCAAGAAAATGGATGATTCCGTTAGCAGGAATGATTGCTTTTAGTGTTCTTTTAGGTTATGTTTCACCTAAATCCGAACCAATTTGGCCTGATCCTGTTCCTTATATTAAATCATACAGCTCCAAAAATAACGGTGATAGAGATGGCTCTTTAAAGCGAATTGGATATGGAATGGATGATTCGCGGCTTGGTGGGCCATTTATTGGAGATAATCAAGTAGTCTTCAGGGCACAAGTAGAATCGAGGCATTATTGGAAAGTTGAAACAAAAGATGTTTATACAGGAAAAGGCTGGGCAGCTTCTGACGAGAATCCAGAAAAAGTTTCGTTCCGGCAAAAAGACAAAGTCCCTTTATCGTCGTTTTCATCAGGAGTCGAAACAGAAAAGGAAACAGCTTCTTTATTTTTTAGTAAGAGGTATCCTCATATTGTCTATCCTGCTGGTGTACAGAAAATTCATGCCAGTCCTAATGTTTCGTTTGAATTGGATACGAATACGGAAAAAATTTACTCATTAAAAAAAGGACAGGCTGAGCCTTTAAACCAATACTCGTTTGACCATGAAATCCCTACATTTCGCGTTTCCGCATTAATGAAAACAGTCAGTTCGGATACAAGCGGGATGAGTGAGGAATTTATCCGGCGGTATACACAGCTTCCGGACAATTTGCCGGAAAGGGTCAGGGAGCTGGCATTACAAATTACTTCAGGAAAGAAAACATGGTTTGAGAAAGCAAAGGCCATTGAAGATTACTTCCACAGCAGTCCTGAGTTCATATATGACCAGCAAGATGTCGCGATTCCTGGGGAAGGCGATGATTATGTTGATCAATTTTTATTTGAAACAAGGCGGGGATATTGTGATAATTTTTCCAGTTCAATGACTGTTCTTCTTCGGACTCTTGGCATTCCGGCCCGTTGGGTAAAAGGATATACAGAGGGAGAATTTAAGCAACTTGGTGAACAAAACAAGCGTATTTTTGAAATTACAAATAACAATGCTCATTCATGGGTTGAGGTATATTTTCCGAATGTCGGCTGGGTACCGTTCGAACCGACAAAAGGTTTTTCAAGCAATGTTCACTTAAACTATGATACGTATAAAAACAATCAGACGAGCAGAGAAAAAACAAGACATCCTGAGAAGCAGCAAGATACGTCAAAATTTGAAAAACAGGATAACAAGACAAATAATAAGTCTTCTTTCTCATATCCCGAACTATGGAACAAAATAAAGACATTTTTCGCGGAACGCTGGCCCGAGATGTTTCTTGTTGGAGTTCTTTTAGCAGCTATTGTGTTGGTGGCTTATAAAAAACGGGCGAGGTGGCTCCCATACTATTTAATTTGGAAATATAAACAAATTGACAAGGATGAACAGTTTGCAAAAGCGTACCTCGCATTGTTGAAACAACTGGAACTGATTGGTTTAAAACGAAAAAATGGCCAGACATTAAGAGAATATGCCCGCTATGTTGATACCTTTTTCTTTTCAAGGGAAATGAGCAAGTTAACGAACCGTTATGAACAATTATTATATAGAGGGAAGCTTCAAATCAATTCGTGGGATGAATTAAAAGAATTATGGGAAAATTTAATTAAAAAAACGATTGCTTGACCGCGATTTTACACTGTTGTTACAATAACTTTATATTTGAATATTGTAAGCAAAAACCTTCATATATCCTCGATAATATGGTTCGAAAGTTTCTACCAAATCACCGTAAATGATTTGACTATGAAGGCAGATGATTCTATATGTTGCTCATGCACGTAAACTAGAATTCTGCTTTTTTATCGGAAGGAGAGTTCTAGTTTTCTTTTTATTCATCAGCGTTTCAGAAAAAAATGAAAAGTTTTGACAATTGCTGAGAACACTAGAAATTAAGGTGATTGAATATTATTTTTTAACAATGAGGTGAACAGTTTGCCAGGAAAAACAGAGTTGCAAAACCAGGAAATGATTGTTGTTCTCGATTTCGGAAGTCAATATAATCAATTGATTACAAGAAGAATCCGCGAATTCGGCGTCTACAGTGAACTTCATCCTCATACAATTACAGCTGAGGAGATTAAAAAAATGAATCCAAAGGGAATCATTTTTTCCGGCGGACCAAACAGCGTATATGAAGAAAATGCGTTTCGCTGTGATGAAGAAATCTTTGAATTAGGATTGCCGATTCTTGGGATTTGTTATGGGATGCAGTTAATGACACTACATTTCGGCGGGAAAGTAGAAAGAGCAAAGCATCGCGAATATGGAAAAGCTGTCATGAATATCGAGCATCAAAGCAAACTATTTGAACAGCTTCCTAAGGAACAGGTTGTGTGGATGAGCCACGGTGATTTAGTTGTTGAAGCACCGGAAGGTTTCACAGTCGATGCAGTTAATCCTTCATGCCCGATTGCTGCCATGAGTGATGAGAGCCGAAACTTATATGCGGTTCAATTCCATCCGGAAGTCCGCCACTCTGTTTACGGAAATGAAATACTGAAAAATTTCGTCTTCGGAGTTTGTGGCTGTAAAGGCGACTGGTCGATGGAAAACTTCATCGAAAGGGAGATTGAAAAAATCCGTCAAACAGTAGGAGATAAGAAAGTCCTCTGCGCACTTAGCGGCGGAGTCGACTCTTCCGTTGTTGCTGTTTTAATTCACAAAGCCATCGGCGATCAATTAACTTGTATTTTTGTTGATCACGGTTTGCTTCGCAAAGGGGAAGCAGAAAGTGTGATGAAAACCTTTGCTGAGGGTTTTAACATGAATGTTATTAAAGTCGATGCAAAGGAACGCTTTCTAAATAAATTGAAAGGCGTCAGCGATCCAGAGCAAAAGCGGAAGATTATCGGAAATGAATTTATTTATGTATTTGATGATGAAGCTGCAAAATTGGAAGGAATTGAGTTTTTAGCACAGGGCACTCTTTATACGGATATTATTGAAAGCGGTACGGCAACTGCTCAAACGATTAAGTCCCACCATAATGTAGGCGGTCTTCCAGAAGATATGCAGTTTAAACTGATTGAACCTCTTAACACGCTTTTTAAAGATGAAGTGCGCGCTTTAGGAACAGAGCTTGGAATTCCTGACGAAATCGTTTGGAGGCAGCCTTTCCCTGGTCCGGGACTTGGTATTCGCGTGCTTGGGGAAGTAACAGAAGAAAAATTAGAAATTGTGCGTGAATCGGATGCGATTTTACGGGAAGAAATTAAGAAAGCCGGTCTTGACCGCGATATATGGCAATATTTTACTGTCCTTCCTGACATCCGCAGTGTTGGAGTAATGGGTGATGCCCGCACATACGATTATACAGTCGGTATCCGTGCTGTTACGTCAATTGACGGCATGACATCTGACTGGGCAAGAATACCGTGGGATGTTCTCGAAATTATCTCAACGCGTATTGTGAATGAAGTGAACCATGTTAACAGAGTCGTCTACGACATTACAAGCAAACCGCCAGCAACAATTGAGTGGGAATAATAAAAGCGGAAGCGTCTTGACCAGGCCCGACAGGCATAAGACAGCCTCCGAGGAGGCAGTTCTTCAGCCGCCACAGGAGGATGGCTTATGACCCCGAGGGCCTAGACGCTGGAGCTAGACAATAAAAAAAGCAAAGCCAATTGCTAAAAATTAAAAAACACGAACAAAACAAAAAAACGAACAAATAATGTTCGTTTTTTTGTTGACGTGGTTCTGTAGCACTGTTAAAATATAAAACGAAAAATGAATAAATTGTAGCATTACGTCGTATAATTTTGGGAATATGGCCCAAAAGTTTCTACCGAGCTACCGTAAATAGCTTGACTACGAGGTAAGTGTCTTAATAATGGGGTTATTTAGTTCATGTCTTTATTTTTTCATCTTAAAGCCCCTTATGTTTACACAAACCTTATGTCAGCGCTCCGGTATTTCGGAGCGTTTTTTAATGTCTAGCTATGGTAGGCCAAACAAATAACTCCAAAGTCTATTGACACTTTCGTGATTCGTCTTATGCTTGGCTAATCAGAAAGCTGTCGCTTTCTGAACGCATAAGGGCGACTATAGTTCTGCCTTCGCTCGCTCGGCAATCACCAAGTCTTCTTTATCGGGGTTAAACAAGGCGTTTT from Bacillus methanolicus MGA3 includes the following:
- a CDS encoding DUF6044 family protein codes for the protein MASKFIQTERRHVVFALLFIAVFLSPLFILGENAHIRVHDNLDSNIAWYKVLAESGELFGPIEATIPQIINGNLSRNAFGTELSGIVWLYALFPTMIAYGLSQAITRFVAFLGMYLLLKKHFIHKPEWAWIRVGVALAFALPPFWPSGMLSTLGMPLALWAFLNIRNGEKSWKNYLVLTILPFYSSIVLGFFFFLSAMGILWLTDVIRRKGWNLRFLWSIVYMTIIYLIVEYRLVYSFLFENEPNSRDEYFHARHDLWRSLRLTVKNFVLGHHHVMTVHTFVILPVIFIAFYLVIKHRLWKKEKVFMFLFWLNLALSAWYAFWFNKAWLPLTERFHFLDTFNFARYHFLRPLVIYLLFALGLRIMWVQGPKWRQAAIACIFAQVILLSFLNEEIIFQNKPTVKQFFAEKQFNDIKEYIGLPQEQYRVASIGIHPAIAQYNGFYTLDTYNNFYPLSYKYQFRKIIEKELAKNKTIRTYYDEWGGRCYIFTDELGKNYLLKKTSKKRLKHLELNIEPFKEMGGRYIFSAVPIDNAEDNQLQLENIFESKESAWKIYLYKAM
- a CDS encoding glycosyltransferase family 2 protein; amino-acid sequence: MKKPVLTIVVPCYNEEEVLPETFSQLHDLLIDLMQEELVAENSKILFVDDGSKDRTWMLIHKASLKTDLIRGVKLSRNVGHQNALLAGLFTAKESSDCVVSVDADLQDDISVIREFIHKFNEGYEIVYGVRKKRETDTFFKRSTAQGFYKLMQKMGVNLVYNHADFRLMSRRALQELERFEEVNLFLRGIVPLIGFKSTSVYYERKERFAGETKYPLKKMLAFAFDGITSFSVTPIRFVLFIGLASFFISLVFGVYFLGLKFFGQTETGWTSLIASIWLIGGLQLIAIGLVGEYIGKIYKESKRRPRFIIDIDSFNMPMKLPLRDNKDIIDESFHYDLRNVSETN
- a CDS encoding GtrA family protein; amino-acid sequence: MIFETYLKRTSSFIRFLAVGVVNTMIGLTIMFLLMHAVGMSYWLSTFFGNMTGAIASYFLNRSFTFDSHVPIAKGGFRFAAVICSCYFFSYTISRMLSVGISSDFPLQEKDFAVIGGTAIYTVTNYLGQKYFVFKK
- a CDS encoding AAA family ATPase, producing the protein MSDQMNPTIERILQNIEKVMIGKRNVAELSLVALLAEGHVLLEDVPGVGKTMMVRALAKSVNANFRRIQFTPDLLPSDVTGVSIYNPKEMEFQFRPGPIMGNIILADEINRTSPKTQSALLEGMEEGSVTIDGVTRKLEKPFFVMATQNPIEYEGTYPLPEAQLDRFLLKMKMGYPEIDEEMEVLNRAEKNPPIEELQPVISLEELRELQNQIKNVYVDQTIKRYIVDIANGTRSHSSVYLGASPRGSIALMKAAQGYAFMYGRDYVIPDDIQYLAPFVFAHRIILKSEAKFEGISAEEIVNRVMARIPVPIQRLVK
- a CDS encoding DUF58 domain-containing protein; this encodes MKTFFTFLKGIWKLVMLMLLVLLAFSYAMFQGRFVSWFLFYSFLPFALYALALSFYSLKDFEAERVFVKTEYNAGETVKIKVYLTRTKGFPLFYMIIEDGLEYPLSYVRQKKKAKTLIFPGFRKEIFIEYLIEEIPRGEHFFRTIRIKTGDPLGLIEKEKMLPLESKILVYPAYEELIYRPFENHYDQGMTASKERVQRDTSMAIGIREYQPGDRFSWINWKATAKRNDIMTKEFDQRQSHDVYIIMDCAPNPHFEVIVSFTASIIKAILKKGAQAGLLTSGVERGAFPIRGGESQQLELFYHLAKVKDNSPVTLDRIIESERFFTQQNVALMFVTGQLTKPLIEKAGYYAQCKTSRIFFLIKKAREAPSKQELALKAAANARGIKVVMVQDGQFQEAFSEVSLR
- a CDS encoding transglutaminase domain-containing protein translates to MTTYETKRNVSHFLLYAFAFLLLWEWLRPLEQLTDTAYTWIFLFFLLLSFAMSFWGTKMAVGAAVKIIYIFYVLNYLYFEGSFFSFQWIPLLFADLQENIGYLFEMDWQSLTDVFRSLLLFILLWLMTYLLQYWLITRRKLFIFFFMTLVYVTVLDTFTPYAADTAIVRTVICGFAIMGMLTFYRLIEKESIRKENRFARKWMIPLAGMIAFSVLLGYVSPKSEPIWPDPVPYIKSYSSKNNGDRDGSLKRIGYGMDDSRLGGPFIGDNQVVFRAQVESRHYWKVETKDVYTGKGWAASDENPEKVSFRQKDKVPLSSFSSGVETEKETASLFFSKRYPHIVYPAGVQKIHASPNVSFELDTNTEKIYSLKKGQAEPLNQYSFDHEIPTFRVSALMKTVSSDTSGMSEEFIRRYTQLPDNLPERVRELALQITSGKKTWFEKAKAIEDYFHSSPEFIYDQQDVAIPGEGDDYVDQFLFETRRGYCDNFSSSMTVLLRTLGIPARWVKGYTEGEFKQLGEQNKRIFEITNNNAHSWVEVYFPNVGWVPFEPTKGFSSNVHLNYDTYKNNQTSREKTRHPEKQQDTSKFEKQDNKTNNKSSFSYPELWNKIKTFFAERWPEMFLVGVLLAAIVLVAYKKRARWLPYYLIWKYKQIDKDEQFAKAYLALLKQLELIGLKRKNGQTLREYARYVDTFFFSREMSKLTNRYEQLLYRGKLQINSWDELKELWENLIKKTIA
- the guaA gene encoding glutamine-hydrolyzing GMP synthase yields the protein MIVVLDFGSQYNQLITRRIREFGVYSELHPHTITAEEIKKMNPKGIIFSGGPNSVYEENAFRCDEEIFELGLPILGICYGMQLMTLHFGGKVERAKHREYGKAVMNIEHQSKLFEQLPKEQVVWMSHGDLVVEAPEGFTVDAVNPSCPIAAMSDESRNLYAVQFHPEVRHSVYGNEILKNFVFGVCGCKGDWSMENFIEREIEKIRQTVGDKKVLCALSGGVDSSVVAVLIHKAIGDQLTCIFVDHGLLRKGEAESVMKTFAEGFNMNVIKVDAKERFLNKLKGVSDPEQKRKIIGNEFIYVFDDEAAKLEGIEFLAQGTLYTDIIESGTATAQTIKSHHNVGGLPEDMQFKLIEPLNTLFKDEVRALGTELGIPDEIVWRQPFPGPGLGIRVLGEVTEEKLEIVRESDAILREEIKKAGLDRDIWQYFTVLPDIRSVGVMGDARTYDYTVGIRAVTSIDGMTSDWARIPWDVLEIISTRIVNEVNHVNRVVYDITSKPPATIEWE